Within the Arthrobacter caoxuetaonis genome, the region ATGAGCAGCGGGAGTCGTATAAGAGCATCCAGAACTCGATCAAGAAAAAGGACAACAAGGACCCGACGGGACTCAGCCTCATCGCGTTCGACCCGGCCGAGCCTCCGCTCGCCGCCGTGGCGGTGGGCAATATGGATACTGCTGCCAGCGTGAGCATCAATGTGTCGGGGATGGGAAGTTCCACCAGGGATATGGACGACGCCGTCTGGGCGGCCAACAACCTCCACGAGGCACAGAAGGCCTTCACCTCAGACCATGCCGTCGTTGCCTGGATTGGCTACGATTCACCGGACATGCCGCCTTCCACGCAGGTTCTCCTTTCCGACAAGGCACGAATTGGCGGGGACAAACTGGCAACCGTGATCGACGGGGTTTACAACACCCGTGCCGGGGACGTCCCCCGGGTCAGCATCACCGCACACTCCTACGGCACCACCACGGCGGCCTTCGCACTCAGCCAAACGGTCCACACCGTGGACACGGTGGTGTTTTTCGGCTCCGCGGGGATCGACCCCGAAGCCGCCAGGACGGCTGCCGACCTGAACGCCCGGGAGGTCTACGCCACGCAGGGAAAGGCGGACGTCGTCGCCCCCGGCGGTATCCTCGGCTCACATTTTGGCGACCCCCGCCTGAGTCCAACCGCCGAGTCCTGGGGATCGCGTGTCTTCAGTTCCGAAGAGCAGCACCTGGGAGGCGAGGAACGAAGCGGCAACGGCGGGCACTCCCTCGAGGGCACCGAGGACGGCGCCGGCCTGACGGAAACCGAGCGGGGCCGCGGGTACCTGGACTACGGGACGGCGAGCCTGTGGTCCATCGCCGCGGCGAGCGCCGGCGATGGAGACTTGCTCACTCTTTCCGATCAGTCCCTCACGGATGAGCAGATAGAAAACGCCAAAGCCCGCGCGGCAGACATCTACTATGGTCCTGGCCGGGCCGTGGATGCCGCCCAGCTTGCCGGGGCAGCCGCCGTGGACCGGCTCCAGGGCGTCAATGACGCAGCAGGCGATGCGCTGCAGGGCGCTGCCGCCCTCGGCGCGGACCTGCTGCAGGAGCACTATCTGCCGGATGTGGGGCCCTACGAGCATCCGCTTGATCCGCTGGTGGACGGCATCCAGCGTCATGTGGGCGCCGGGTTCGACAGGGGGCAGCAATCCTTCAACGACCTCGTCGACGAAGCACAGACTATGTTTGACTCAGCTATAGATACCAACCAGAAAGCGGCAGATGACTACTTCAAGAGGCAGTGGCTCGTGCTGGAGTTTACGGCGGGGACGCTGGTTAGGTATTTCGGCAGCCACTAGCGCGGGGCTTGCTGTCCTCTTGACCCTTTCCTCATGTGCCCAGGGAGATCCGATGAACTCTTCAACCGCTGATGCAGCCACCGGAAGCAGCACTTCCGAAACCGGCGGCCTTTCCGGGTCCGGTTCAAACCGCGCTGCCGCCGTGATCTACGACGACGTCATAGAGATGGCAGCGGGTGCCACCAAGGCGTCAGGGACCGCGGGGTGGACGTATGAAGACGGGTCCGCCTGGGATCCGGCTGCTCCGGACATCGTGTTCAATCCCAGTCCATGCCCCGGCCCCTCCGGTTCGTCGGAGCAGCTGTTCATGCAGTTTGAGCTGCTGGGTCCGGCACCTGCAGATCCGCTGGCAGCCCGGAAGCAGATGCAGGCGTATCTGGAGGAACAGGGATTCCGGATCACCCGGTCGATCGATCCCCCCGAAAGCAGCAATCCCAAGCGGACCTTCATAGTCAGTGCCGAGAGCCCGGACGGCGCCATGATTGATTACGGCGCCAACAGTTCCGAGCAGCTTTTGGGCCTGCGAAGCGAGTGCTCGGATCATCCCTCCCTGACCGGCGAGGTTGGTCCGGAAACCCCGTAGCGGGGACGGCACCGGCACCCGAGGCCTTTTCCGCGCAGACCTGATCTCAGTCGCCCTGGTCAGGTCGGGTTAGCCGCAGCTCTTCGACGTCGAGCCGGGTTTCCAGCAGGCGCAGGACCCGGTCATCAATCCGCCGTTCGTCCCGCAGTTGCAGGACGACGTCCCGTTTGCGTCCCAGCAGCGCCAGCCGCAGCTCCTGCTCCTGGTTTTGCCGCTCCAGCACCGGGGCGCCGTCCGCGGCGTCACCGTCAGCCTGCAGGACTTCAAGATGCTGGCGGTATTCGTGTTCCAGCCGGTCCGCAACCGCCCTGTCCGTTCCCAGCTCCGCCGCCAGCCCCGGAAGGGCAAGCAGTCCGTCCTCCGTGGCACGGATCTCGGCCAGCCTGCGTTCGGCCTGAAGCACGCTGTCCTGCGGCAGGTGCGCCCAGCGGGCAACGAGCGGCAGAAGCGGGCCCTGGACCGTCAGCGTGACCACGATAACTCCTGCCGCGACGAAAATGATTAATCCCCGATCAGGAAACGGCGTCCCTGCCGCCGTGTGCAGTGGAACTCCAAGCGCCGCGGCGAGGGACACGGCGCCGCGGAAACCCGCCATCCCGCTCACGACCCGGGAGCGGTTGCTGACCCGGCGCCTGCGCTGGGACGGTCTGCGGTCCAGGAACCGGATGAGGTAGGTAGTCCCAAACAGATAAGCGAGCCGGATGGCCACCAGCACCACGGACACCACGGCAACAGCCAGGACCCCGAGGGCGATCTGCCCGCCGCTGAGGATCCGGATCGCGGCGTGCAGTTCCAGCCCGATGAGGACGAAGAGCGCCCCGTTGAGCATAAAGGTGGAGAACGTCCAGAACGATCGGGATTGCCGCCTGGCAAGGGCCGAGGTCACACGCGAGCCGGTCTGGCTCATGATCAGGCCCGCCGCCACCACCGCCAGCACCCCGGATCCGCCGATCCCCTCAGCGAGCAGGAAAGCGGCAAACGGCGTCAGGAAGGTCACCACGTTGTTCAGCAGCGGATCGGTGACACGTTTCCGCAGCCGGATCCCGGCCCAGGCAATAACCAGTCCCGCGGCAACTCCTCCCGCATAGGCCAGGGCCAGCAGGCCGGAAATGGACAACGGGGTGTAGCCGCCGTCGCCCGCCACGATCCCCACCGCCACCGCGTACAGGACCAGGGCTGTGCCGTCATTGACCAGGCTCTCGGCCCGGAGCAGCGTGACGTCCCGGTGCGGCAGCATCCTCGCCATCGCCGAAACCGCCGTGGCATCGGTAGGAGCCAGCGCGGCTCCCAGGACCCACGCGGGACCCCACGGCATTCCGAGCGCATGTGCGGCGCCGGCAACCCCGGCGGCTGTCACCACCACCAGCCCGGTGCCCATCAGGATGATGCCGCGCTGGTTGCTGCGGATTTCCCGGAGCGAGGTAGTCAGGCTTTCCCAGTACAGCAGGGCCGGCAGGAACACCAGCAGCACAATCTCGGAGGGCAGTTCCACCTGCCGAAAGGCGGGAATGAGTCCCAGCAGCAAACCGCTGCCCAGCAGCAGCAGCGGAGCCCCAATCCGCACCCGCGGCGCGGCCAGGTTGCACGCGAGGATAGCCACCCCAAGGGCCACTACAAGTTCCAAACCGAGCACGGGTCACCTCCGCCGTATCCTCCGCCACCACGGCGCCGGCGGCCCGGTGTCCGGCTCCGGCGGCCGGGCTGCCTCCCGGCGTTCACGCCAGCGTTGAACCTCCAGCTCGACGTCCCGCAGCGGGGTGATGACCGGCGGTCCGCCCAGCAGCTGCCGCCGTGCCTCGACGATCCGCCGGTTGAAGTCCTCAACGGCCTCCCGCACCCGCGCGGCTGAAGGAATTCCGTCCAGCACACCGTCGAGTTCCGCATCCTCCACTCGAAGCAGCAGGGCAGGCGGGCCCAGGCCACTGATGTTCTCGCGTTCGATCAGGCCCTTGACCCACCAGTCGGGATCATTGGCCTCACCCAGGTTGGGGATGGGTTTACCCGCGTACTGCAGGTTGTCGAAGTCACCGCGCATCATCGCATCCCGGATCAGGTAATCCGCCTTGCTGGCCGGATCAACCAGTTCCTTCCTGCGCCGCAGCTCCGCCTCGCCGGCAGTTTCTTCCTCCTGCTGTTCAGGAAGTCCTGTCGCCCGTATTCTCGCTGCCAGTTCCATCCGGCGCCGGTAGGCGTCGGCCCCGCGGTTTCCCATTGCTGTTTTCCTCCCGGACACAAAGGGCTAGCGGTCGATCGTCTTCTCCAGTTCTTCAGGGTAGCGGGCGCCTTCGATCGGAATCCGGGCGGCCGCATCGTCAATGGCTTTGAGATCATCCGCGCTCAGGGTCACGCTCGTTGCCCCGAGGTTCTCATCCAGCCGCTCGAGCTTCCGTGTGCCGGGAATCGGCACGATCCACGGTTTCTGGGCCAACAGCCAGGCGAGGGCAATCTGGGCGGGTGACGCGTCCTTTGCCGCCCCGATGGCTTCCAGCAGGTCAACCATGGCCTGGTTGGCTTCCCGTGCCGCAGGCGTGAACCGGGGCAGCCCGCCCCTCATGTCTCCGGCAGCGAACTCGGTCGACGGCGTGATCTTCCCGGTCAGGAAGCCGCGCCCCAACGGGCTGAAGGGCACAAAGCCGATGCCCAGCTCCTGGCATGCGGGCAGCACATGCTCCTCCGGCTCACGCCACCAGAGGGAGTATTCGCTCTGGACTGCTGTCACCGGCTGGACGGCGTTCGCGGCGCGGATGGTTGCTTCCGACGCCTCGGAGAGACCAAAGTGCTTGACCTTCCCTTCGGTGATCAGGTCCTTCACGGTGCCTGCCACGTCCTCGATGGGAACGTTGGGGTCAACCCGGTGCTGGTACAGCAGGTCTATTGATTCGACGCCGAGCCGGCGCAGGGAGCCGTCCACTGCTTCGCGGATGTGCCTGGGGCGGCTGTCCAATCCCACCTGGCGGCCGTCTGCGTTGATCTTGAAGCCAAACTTGGTGGCGATAACCACCCTTCCGCGGTAGGGCGCCAGCGCTTCACCGACGAGTGCTTCGTTCGTGAACGGCCCGTATACCTCGGCGGTGTCGAAAAAGGTCACTCCGCGGTCCACGGCAGTGCGGATCTGGTTAATGGCGTCTTCTGTGGTTCCGCCGGGACCGTACCCCTGGCTGAAGCCCATGCATCCCAGCCCCAGTTCGGATACCTTGAGTCCCGCCATCCCCAGTTCGCGCGTCTTCATGCGATTCTCCCGTCGAAGCTTGCTGAGGCTCTTACTGCCCGGAAAACGACGCCGGCTTTCCGGCTGGGGCACTCCGCGGTTGCCCGTTGCATCCAACCCTGCGCGTACGGGTACTGGCCCGTCAACCGCCCGGGAGTTCCTGCCGGAATACCGGGACCCCCGCTTCAGTCGACCTGCAGCTTCGATCCGCCCGTCAGCTGCAGCAGCTCCACTGCGTCCGTGCGGAAAACGGAGTATGGGGTGCCGGCGGAGACCCAGACGTCATCGTACTTTTCCAGGTCCCGGTCAACGACCGTTTCCAAGGGCTGCGGATGCCCGACCGGAGCCACTCCCCCGATCACCTGGCCTGTGGCGGCACGCACCTGCTCAGGGGCGGCACGTTTGATGACGGCCTTGCCAAGCCGGTCTGCCAGTGCAGCCGTGTCCACGCGGTGCGCCCCGCTGGTGATGACCAGCAGGGGTTCGCCGTCGGCCATAAAGACCAGGCTGTTGCCAATGGCGCCGACGTCGCAGCCCAGCGTCGCGGCGGCTTCCGCGGCCGTCCGCGCGGATCCGTCCAGTTCCAGGACAACGGCGGAGGAACCGAGCTCTGACAAAAGGCTTTGAACCTTGGCGGCAGCTGGAGGCAGAAGGGTCATACAGCCGAGATTAGCAAGCTCAGGACCGGCGGATGTCCTCCGGATTCGGCCCGCCCCGGATCCCCGTGTCCAGGGCGCTGATGTCCGACAGCTCGGCATTGGTCAGGTAAAAATCGAAGATGTCGATATTCTCGGCGATGCGCTTGGGGCTGACCGACTTGGGAATCGCGCACAGGCCCTGCTGGATATCCCAGCGCAGGATGATCTGTGCGGGAGTCTTGCTGTACTTGGCGGCCAGGGCGGTGATGAGCGGATCCCGCAGCGGGTCCTTCACATTTCCGCTCTTGGCCGCGTAGCGGTTGACTCCGCCGATCGGCGACCAGGCCTGGGTCAGTATGCCGTTCTCAAGATTGAAGGCGCGCAGCTCGGGTTCGGTGAAGTAGGGGTGGACCTCTATCTGGTTGACGGCCGGGACCACGTCGGTGCGGGCCAGCAGCTCAGCGAGCTGGGCTGTTCCGAAGTTGCTGACTCCGATAGCCCGTACCCGGCCCTGCTCATACAACGTCTGCAGGGCCTGGTAGGAAGCGACGGTGGCGTCGAAGTCGGACGGGAGCGGCTGATGCAGCAGGTACAGATCCAGCGTGTCGAGCCCCACCTTGGCCATGCTCGTGTCGAACGCCCGAAGCGCCGAATCGTACCCGTAATCATCGATCCACAGCTTGGTCGTGATGAAAAGCCGGGCCCGGTCGACACCGGACTGGCTCAGTGCCGAGCCAACTTCCGTCTCGTTTCCATAGGCGGCGGCAGTGTCGATCAGCCGGTACCCGTTGGCCAGCGCAGTCTCAACGGCCACCGTAGTCTGCGCGGGCGGGTTGCGGTACACGCCAAACCCCAGGGCGGGAATCGTCACTCCGTTGTTGAGGGTCAGCATCGGCATGATGGCGTCCATGGGCATCTCCGGATCGCATGAGTGTCTTCTCCCTTCAGGGTCCCGCAGTCCGGGCCCGCTGCACAGTACTGCCGCCTGTCCGGCCGGCACGCGGGTGCTGATTACCTTCGCGGGGGGACGGTGCACGGCCCGGGAAGCTGACAGCACGCACTTCCGGGCATTGTGCAGTGCTCCCGCATCAGTCCAGACTGGGCTGACGGCCGTGTCCGGTATGCAGGTTTCGGCCGTTTCATGTGAACACGTCCGGCACCACCCCAGCAGAAGCGGAGCGAACCATGGCAGCAGAAGTACTCGTCATCATTGGCACGGGCGGCATGGGCCAGGCTGTGCTGCGCCGCAGCGGAGCCGGACGGAAAGTCCTCCTCGCGGATTTCAACGAAGCCCTCCTCGAGGACGCGGTAAACATCGGCATGGCGGAAGGGTACGACGTCGTGTCCCAGGCAGTGGACGTCTCCTCCCGGAATTCGGTGGCAGCGCTGGCTGCAGCCGCCCGCGAACTGGGCGCGGTCACCGCCGTCGTACATACCGCCGGCCTCTCCCCCGCCCAGGCTCCCGTCCAGGCGATCTGGGCCGTAGACCTGTTCGGCGTTGCGGTGGTGCTGGAGGAATTCGAGAAGGTCATCGCGCCCGGTGGCGCCGGCGTCATCATTTCCAGCATGTCTGCCTACATGGCCGGCGGAAACATCCCGGACGACGCGCTCGCCGAACTGGCAGCCAAACCGGCCGATGACCTGCTGGGACTGCCGTTCGTCACATCGATCGACAACCCGGGCTTCGCCTACAGCGCCGCGAAGCGTGCCAACCAGGTCCGGGTGCAGGCAGCCAGCCTCCGCTGGGGAGCGCGCGGGGCACGGGTTAACAGCATTAGTCCCGGCGTGATTTCGACGGCGATGGGCCAGCAGGAACTCGCGGGCGAATCGGGTGCCCAGATGCGGGCGATGATCGAAGGATCGGGAACGGGCCGGGTCGGCACGCCCGGTGACATCGCCAATGCCACAGCCTTCCTGCTCAGCAGCGACGCTTCCTTCGTCACCGGAGTAGATTTGCTGGTCGACGGCGGCGTCGTAGCTGCACTCGACTCCGGTCAGCGGGCACGGTCGGCGGGGTAGCCGGGAGCGGCCGGAAGGCCGGCGTACTGTTCCAGGGTCTGGGCGGACCCGGTCAGGGTGGCTGCGAGTTCAGGGCCGACGTAGCGCAGGTGCCAGGGCTCATAGCCAAAGCCTGTGGTTGCTTCAGCTCCTGCGGGGTACCGGATGATGAAGCCGTACCGGTGCGCGTTGGCAGCAGCCCAGGCGCCGGCAGGTGTCGCCTCGAAACAGGGCTCCAATGAGCAGGCGCCGTCCGGATTGCCGATGTCCACCGCCAGCCCGGTCTGGTGCTCGCTGTAGCCCGGCCGGGCCGAAATCGACTCGGCGGCCTGCTGGCCGTAGGTGTTGGAATAGGAGCTGTGCAGCTGGGTCTGGGCGTCCGCTGTCCGGAAGCCGCTGACGGCAACCAGGCCCACGCCGGCTGCAGCGGCGTCGGCGTTCATCTGCAGGTACGCGGCGGCCGCCTCTGCCCGCAGCTGCACTCCCCCAATGTCGGCCAGGTCCTGCGGAACATAGGCGGGGTCGGCCAGCGGACGGTGCTTGTTCACGATGACGCTCGTGCTGTCCGGCGAATCGAAATCAGGCCCGGCGGCGACTTGGGCGGCAGCTTCCTGAGCGCGGGACTCAAACCAGGACAGGTACCCGAGCAGGCACAGGCAAACACAGCCAATCAAGGCGATGTGTATGTTGACGTGCTGGCGCGGCATGCTCATTCCTCCACCGCAACTTTCCCATAACCGCTGCCCGCGGAACAGCAGCGACGCGAATAAGCGTCCACGTCCCCGGCACACGGCCGCGGTTCAGCCCGGGGCTAGCGCGGGCCGGTGACACTCACATACCGGCCGCCGAGCTGGTAGGCCAGGTCTTTCATGTCCTTTTCGCTGGGCGCTTCGGCACCGTTCTGCAGGACGAAAACGTGCCAGTTGCTGCCCTCGCCGAAGCCTGGCGGCACGTTTTCACCGCCGGCCGTCAGCATGCCCGACACTTTCTCCCGGTCTTCGGCATTGGAGAAGCGGACAAGCTGAAGCGCTTCGGTGCACATGGCGTACTCGGGGAGGTATCCGTCGAAGGAGATGGTGACCGGCTCCTGTTCCGTGTCCGGGTCACATCCGTAAAGGCCGTTCACAGCGGCGGACAGTTCGTCCACGGATTCAAAACTGGAAAGCTCCGTGGCCGGCGGCGGTTCTTCGGCAGCTGTGGCGGCACAGCCGGAGAGCAGACCTCCGGTGATCAGCGCTGCTCCTGTGATCAGCGCTGTTCGCGCAATGCCCGCCGATGCGCCCCGTGTCCGCTTCAACCTGCCCATGTGTCCATTCCCCCCGGTTACCGACGTACGTCCGACGAAAAGCTTACGGCCTCCGGTGGAGTTCCGGCGGAGCCGCCGATCAGCTGTCCGTTCACGGGGTCTTGCCGGTTCGTGCCGAGAATCCGCTCCGCAGCACGGTGCCCCGAGCACAGGGCAGCGTTCACGGTTGCGGGGTCAGCTTCCCAGGTCGCTTCGCCGGCCAGATGAAGCACTCCGTCGATGGGCGTTGCGATGCGGCTGTGATCCTCTCCGGTGCACCCCCGCGTCATGTAGGCGTACGCCCCGCCGGCGAACTCGTCGCCCTGCCAGTCCGTGATCCTGGCGTGCACCGGATCGGGGATCCGCGCGCCGTAGATTTCCCGCAGGGATGCCATGACGGACTCCACCACGCGTTCATCGGACCACCCGCGGATCGCCTGCGCGCACTCCCCGGCAGCGAACGTCAGCAGCGTCGGCTCGCCCTGCAGGCCGGTGAGGTCGTACCAGGAATGCCACCACTTCGCGGCTTCGCCCTGGCGGCGGATCGCATAGACGTCTTCGTCCCAGAAACGCTCGGGAAAGTGCAGGAAGATTTTCTCGAAGGCGTTCATCCGGAACCGGGTGATCGCACCGGCAACCGTCTGCGGCAGCGGCGGATCGAACGTCAGGCGCCCGGACTGGAGGACACCGACCGGGACCGTCACCACCGCTTGCGCCGCGGTGAAGAGGCCACGGTCCGTCTCCACGACGACGCCGCTCTCTACCCCTGCGGCTCCGGCCCGCGCAACCGTGGTCACCACGTGCTCAAGCCGCACATCAATTCCCGCGGCAAGATTCGACGCCAGCTGGTCATAACCCTCCGGAAAGACCACCTCGTCGCCGATGATGACTTCATCCTCCAGGCCACGTGCGTCCAGCAGGCGGGAGTCGGCACCGTATTGCTCTTCGCTGCGGTGGTCGAGGTACTCCACGACGCGTGCCGCCCGTTCCGTATCCCAGCCTTCAGCTGCCGCTGCATCGCTGACGGCGATCCGCGCCGCCTCAGCGTAGCTGGCACCCGGTTCCATCGCCCCGATGACAGCGGACAACCGTCCTTCAACGCTCGCTGCGTCGGCGATGAACCGCTCGGCAGCACGCTCCGGCAGGCGCGCACCATCGGGGCTGTAGTAGGCGATGGGCCGGCCGCCGGCCTGGTAACTGCCCACCGTGAATTCAACGTCCGGCATACCAAAAGAGCGCGTCAGCGAGTGCAGCGGACCGCCGTCGATCCCGTGAATCCAGGAGGCCCCGAGGTCAGTGACACGGCCGTTCAGGCGCTCGGTGTGCACGCGGCCTCCGATGCGTTCCCGTGCCTCCAGCACCACGACCTTCTTGCCTGCGGCCGCAAGCACCCGGGCAGCGCTGAGGCCCGACACTCCGGCGCCCACCACGATGGTGTCGAACTCTTCCGTACGGATGTCCACGCTCAACTCGCTTTTCAGATCATGGGAAACCTTCTGGATCTTCACACTAGCGGGACGCCGTGAAGCCTGTTTGCTCCCTGTCATCTCCGTTGCCGTCCGGCTTCACAAAGCCGCAGAAAGAACCCGTTTCCCACGGTTCACCGGACTTGGCGCGCGGGACCTGTCGTCCTCGGCATACCGTCATTCGTGCGAGGCTGGATCCATGGACCTTTTGGTATCGCCGGAGCTGACGATTCCCGCCGCGGAACTCCAGTGGCGGTTCTCCCGTTCGTCCGGCCCGGGCGGCCAGCACGTTAACACCACGGACAGCCGCGTGGCCCTGTCCTGGGACGTTGCCGGCTCAGCGGCGCTGTCCGAAGACGAGCGTGGGAGGCTGCTCCGGCGCCTGAAAGGCCGCCTGGTCGCCGGAGCGCTGGTTGTTACAGCTTCCGAACAGCGTTCCCAGCTCCGTAACCGGGAGATCGCCCTTGCAAAGCTGGCGGCTATGGTCGCGGACGCGCTCGCCCCCGGCCCTGCCGCGCGCCGCCGGACCAAACCGACCCGCGGCTCCAATTTTCGGCGCCTGGATGCAAAGAAGCTGCGGTCAGCAACGAAGCAGCAGCGGCAAAAGCCTTCGAGGGACTAGCGCCTTCCCCGCTCCGAAGCAGACGTCC harbors:
- a CDS encoding YbaK/EbsC family protein; translation: MTLLPPAAAKVQSLLSELGSSAVVLELDGSARTAAEAAATLGCDVGAIGNSLVFMADGEPLLVITSGAHRVDTAALADRLGKAVIKRAAPEQVRAATGQVIGGVAPVGHPQPLETVVDRDLEKYDDVWVSAGTPYSVFRTDAVELLQLTGGSKLQVD
- a CDS encoding aldo/keto reductase is translated as MKTRELGMAGLKVSELGLGCMGFSQGYGPGGTTEDAINQIRTAVDRGVTFFDTAEVYGPFTNEALVGEALAPYRGRVVIATKFGFKINADGRQVGLDSRPRHIREAVDGSLRRLGVESIDLLYQHRVDPNVPIEDVAGTVKDLITEGKVKHFGLSEASEATIRAANAVQPVTAVQSEYSLWWREPEEHVLPACQELGIGFVPFSPLGRGFLTGKITPSTEFAAGDMRGGLPRFTPAAREANQAMVDLLEAIGAAKDASPAQIALAWLLAQKPWIVPIPGTRKLERLDENLGATSVTLSADDLKAIDDAAARIPIEGARYPEELEKTIDR
- a CDS encoding aldo/keto reductase, producing MDAIMPMLTLNNGVTIPALGFGVYRNPPAQTTVAVETALANGYRLIDTAAAYGNETEVGSALSQSGVDRARLFITTKLWIDDYGYDSALRAFDTSMAKVGLDTLDLYLLHQPLPSDFDATVASYQALQTLYEQGRVRAIGVSNFGTAQLAELLARTDVVPAVNQIEVHPYFTEPELRAFNLENGILTQAWSPIGGVNRYAAKSGNVKDPLRDPLITALAAKYSKTPAQIILRWDIQQGLCAIPKSVSPKRIAENIDIFDFYLTNAELSDISALDTGIRGGPNPEDIRRS
- a CDS encoding SDR family oxidoreductase; protein product: MAAEVLVIIGTGGMGQAVLRRSGAGRKVLLADFNEALLEDAVNIGMAEGYDVVSQAVDVSSRNSVAALAAAARELGAVTAVVHTAGLSPAQAPVQAIWAVDLFGVAVVLEEFEKVIAPGGAGVIISSMSAYMAGGNIPDDALAELAAKPADDLLGLPFVTSIDNPGFAYSAAKRANQVRVQAASLRWGARGARVNSISPGVISTAMGQQELAGESGAQMRAMIEGSGTGRVGTPGDIANATAFLLSSDASFVTGVDLLVDGGVVAALDSGQRARSAG
- a CDS encoding Na+/H+ antiporter — translated: MLGLELVVALGVAILACNLAAPRVRIGAPLLLLGSGLLLGLIPAFRQVELPSEIVLLVFLPALLYWESLTTSLREIRSNQRGIILMGTGLVVVTAAGVAGAAHALGMPWGPAWVLGAALAPTDATAVSAMARMLPHRDVTLLRAESLVNDGTALVLYAVAVGIVAGDGGYTPLSISGLLALAYAGGVAAGLVIAWAGIRLRKRVTDPLLNNVVTFLTPFAAFLLAEGIGGSGVLAVVAAGLIMSQTGSRVTSALARRQSRSFWTFSTFMLNGALFVLIGLELHAAIRILSGGQIALGVLAVAVVSVVLVAIRLAYLFGTTYLIRFLDRRPSQRRRRVSNRSRVVSGMAGFRGAVSLAAALGVPLHTAAGTPFPDRGLIIFVAAGVIVVTLTVQGPLLPLVARWAHLPQDSVLQAERRLAEIRATEDGLLALPGLAAELGTDRAVADRLEHEYRQHLEVLQADGDAADGAPVLERQNQEQELRLALLGRKRDVVLQLRDERRIDDRVLRLLETRLDVEELRLTRPDQGD
- a CDS encoding DUF1992 domain-containing protein; the protein is MGNRGADAYRRRMELAARIRATGLPEQQEEETAGEAELRRRKELVDPASKADYLIRDAMMRGDFDNLQYAGKPIPNLGEANDPDWWVKGLIERENISGLGPPALLLRVEDAELDGVLDGIPSAARVREAVEDFNRRIVEARRQLLGGPPVITPLRDVELEVQRWRERREAARPPEPDTGPPAPWWRRIRRR
- a CDS encoding flavin monoamine oxidase family protein, with the translated sequence MDIRTEEFDTIVVGAGVSGLSAARVLAAAGKKVVVLEARERIGGRVHTERLNGRVTDLGASWIHGIDGGPLHSLTRSFGMPDVEFTVGSYQAGGRPIAYYSPDGARLPERAAERFIADAASVEGRLSAVIGAMEPGASYAEAARIAVSDAAAAEGWDTERAARVVEYLDHRSEEQYGADSRLLDARGLEDEVIIGDEVVFPEGYDQLASNLAAGIDVRLEHVVTTVARAGAAGVESGVVVETDRGLFTAAQAVVTVPVGVLQSGRLTFDPPLPQTVAGAITRFRMNAFEKIFLHFPERFWDEDVYAIRRQGEAAKWWHSWYDLTGLQGEPTLLTFAAGECAQAIRGWSDERVVESVMASLREIYGARIPDPVHARITDWQGDEFAGGAYAYMTRGCTGEDHSRIATPIDGVLHLAGEATWEADPATVNAALCSGHRAAERILGTNRQDPVNGQLIGGSAGTPPEAVSFSSDVRR
- a CDS encoding alpha/beta hydrolase, translated to MGILQLDLSATATSPDPEVLAAQAQLLRSAGRDFKDAVSAAAGKWTALEGLYDTPHKYLVLGAMNTPSRQAGVLAENTAAAAGALEDFAEAVQAMRRDRAALQREISAANATLRQLLADDTGGHAFQDKLLNYQWEFQDRVNALTGSYEEAREICTAAVSGIARASADVPSHYHGGALDLQSHDAERLHRQATAPGASAEDVRSYYDFLAGMDASRYAEFAADYPEAAVYPPRLGLAAEQQAEFWHSLTQGQQESLVKHLPALAGNTEGVPYAVRAAANAAVLAMVLKPSWRATDEQRESYKSIQNSIKKKDNKDPTGLSLIAFDPAEPPLAAVAVGNMDTAASVSINVSGMGSSTRDMDDAVWAANNLHEAQKAFTSDHAVVAWIGYDSPDMPPSTQVLLSDKARIGGDKLATVIDGVYNTRAGDVPRVSITAHSYGTTTAAFALSQTVHTVDTVVFFGSAGIDPEAARTAADLNAREVYATQGKADVVAPGGILGSHFGDPRLSPTAESWGSRVFSSEEQHLGGEERSGNGGHSLEGTEDGAGLTETERGRGYLDYGTASLWSIAAASAGDGDLLTLSDQSLTDEQIENAKARAADIYYGPGRAVDAAQLAGAAAVDRLQGVNDAAGDALQGAAALGADLLQEHYLPDVGPYEHPLDPLVDGIQRHVGAGFDRGQQSFNDLVDEAQTMFDSAIDTNQKAADDYFKRQWLVLEFTAGTLVRYFGSH
- the arfB gene encoding alternative ribosome rescue aminoacyl-tRNA hydrolase ArfB; the protein is MDLLVSPELTIPAAELQWRFSRSSGPGGQHVNTTDSRVALSWDVAGSAALSEDERGRLLRRLKGRLVAGALVVTASEQRSQLRNREIALAKLAAMVADALAPGPAARRRTKPTRGSNFRRLDAKKLRSATKQQRQKPSRD
- a CDS encoding M15 family metallopeptidase — its product is MPRQHVNIHIALIGCVCLCLLGYLSWFESRAQEAAAQVAAGPDFDSPDSTSVIVNKHRPLADPAYVPQDLADIGGVQLRAEAAAAYLQMNADAAAAGVGLVAVSGFRTADAQTQLHSSYSNTYGQQAAESISARPGYSEHQTGLAVDIGNPDGACSLEPCFEATPAGAWAAANAHRYGFIIRYPAGAEATTGFGYEPWHLRYVGPELAATLTGSAQTLEQYAGLPAAPGYPADRAR